GATCGCGCTGGAAGCACCCGAGTTCAGGGTCTGCTCGCTCGGGTGTAGCTGCAGGGAGGTGTCGGCAACAACCGGCACTCTGACCTGCTCGGCGGCGCAGCCGGAGAGGACGAGGAAGGCGACACACCACAGCTTCCGCATCGCGCACACTCCTTCCAGGTGAAGGGCTGTGACTGCGGTACGTTCCCCCTGGGCCCGCGCCGAATCCGGAGTCTCCTACACGATGGTCTTCAACCCGAAGCGCTGCAGGATCGCTGCGCAGTCTGCCATTGCCGCCGCATCGGGGAGCGAGACTGCCGGCATGGTGTCCCTGTGGCCGACCGTCTCATACTTGAGCCGCGCCAGGTGGTAGGGCAAGAGCCGCACTCCCACGAGGTTCGGCAGGCCACCGAGGAACTCCCCGAGAGCGGTCATGCTCGCGGCGTCGGCATTGAAGCCGGGGATGGTCGGAATGCGGATCTCGATCGGGACACCGCACTCTGAGAGGTGCTCCAGGTTGTCGAGGATCCCACGGTTCGAGGTCCCGGTATGCTCGCGGTGGCGCTGGTCGTCGGTGTGCTTCACGTCATAGAGGAACAGGTCGGTCGAGGGCAGAACGCGCTCGAAGCCCTCCCAGGTCACTGCCCCGGAGGTGTCGACGGCGCAGTGGATGCCCGCCTTGCGGACCAGCGCGAGGACCTCCGCACAGAAGTCGGCCTGCAGCAGCGGCTCGCCACCGGAGACCGTGAACCCGCCCTCGGACTTGTCGTAGAAGGTCCTATCCTCCAGGACGGCCGCCAGGACTTCCTCGGCCGTCAGGTCCTTGCCGTAGAACTCCAGCGCACCAGGCAGGCAGGCCTCGACACACTTTCCGCAGGCGACGCAGAGCTCGTGGTCGACGGTGTGGGTTCCATCG
This genomic interval from Armatimonadia bacterium contains the following:
- a CDS encoding glycyl-radical enzyme activating protein; the protein is MTGRVLDVKRLSVHDGPGIRTTLFLKGCPLRCRWCHNPESVSSQSEIGFVKSRCVGCGKCAQVCPQGAHSFRDGTHTVDHELCVACGKCVEACLPGALEFYGKDLTAEEVLAAVLEDRTFYDKSEGGFTVSGGEPLLQADFCAEVLALVRKAGIHCAVDTSGAVTWEGFERVLPSTDLFLYDVKHTDDQRHREHTGTSNRGILDNLEHLSECGVPIEIRIPTIPGFNADAASMTALGEFLGGLPNLVGVRLLPYHLARLKYETVGHRDTMPAVSLPDAAAMADCAAILQRFGLKTIV